In one Musa acuminata AAA Group cultivar baxijiao chromosome BXJ2-5, Cavendish_Baxijiao_AAA, whole genome shotgun sequence genomic region, the following are encoded:
- the LOC103984518 gene encoding probable rRNA-processing protein EBP2 homolog encodes MVALRGKELQLNEEELEDSNVGNVDDEEFESESESEPEEVAVSEPAKNAVYNKEALLEKLDDIAWPQNVEWIHKLTVDHVVDQEVDVNDDLARELAFYTQALDGTRQAFEKLQSMGIPFLRPPDYYAEMVKSDAHMLKVKGKLLVEKKKIEEAEERKKAREAKKLAKEVQAQKTKERAKRKKEDIESVKRWRKQRQQSGFARGKDEELDLSPDEEKSFEKSKKRRTGVAPGDRSGGFRRKGGNEKGRKQREFREAKFGHGGRKGMKKQNTAESTNDFKGFNKDKFSASKRKKK; translated from the coding sequence ATGGTTGCACTCAGAGGTAAAGAACTTCAACTTAACGAGGAAGAGTTAGAGGATAGCAATGTGGGTaatgttgatgatgaagaatTTGAATCAGAATCAGAATCTGAACCTGAAGAAGTGGCAGTGAGTGAACCTGCAAAGAATGCTGTTTATAACAAAGAGGCCCTTCTTGAAAAGCTCGATGATATAGCTTGGCCGCAAAACGTTGAATGGATCCACAAGCTAACTGTTGATCATGTTGTGGACCAAGAGGTTGATGTAAATGATGATCTGGCACGTGAATTGGCATTTTATACCCAAGCATTAGATGGCACCAgacaggcctttgagaaattacaGTCAATGGGGATTCCATTTCTTAGGCCACCAGACTACTACGCAGAGATGGTGAAGAGCGATGCCCATATGTTGAAGGTGAAAGGCAAGCTCTTGGTTGAGAAGAAGAAGATTGAGGAGGCTGAAGAGAGGAAGAAAGCAAGGGAAGCAAAGAAACTGGCTAAAGAGGTCCAGGCCCAGAAGACTAAAGAGAGGGCTAAGCGCAAGAAAGAGGATATTGAATCAGTTAAGAGATGGAGGAAACAGCGGCAGCAAAGTGGCTTTGCTAGAGGGAAGGATGAGGAACTGGATTTGTCTCCGGACGAGGAAAAGAGCTTTGAGAAGTCGAAGAAAAGGCGCACAGGGGTGGCTCCTGGTGATAGGTCTGGAGGGTTCAGAAGGAAAGGAGGCAATGAGAAAGGTAGGAAGCAAAGGGAATTTAGAGAAGCTAAGTTTGGTCATGGAGGAAGGAAAGGTATGAAAAAGCAGAATACAGCTGAGTCCACAAATGACTTCAAAGGCTTCAACAAGGACAAATTCTCTGcaagcaaaagaaagaaaaagtga
- the LOC103984517 gene encoding probable sphingolipid transporter spinster homolog 2, whose protein sequence is MVEAVFEVAVAETDSASNPDSAGLPSPSPPSRLPPPAKAEMAIALPEGPDGNPIPGSDPNPSWFTPKRLLVIFCIINMLNYVDRGAIASNGVNGSRKTCTDSGTCTSGTGIQGDFNLNYFEDGVLSSAFMVGLLVASPIFASLAKSHNPFRLIGVGLLVWTIATAGCGCAFDFWSITICRMLVGVGEASFISLAAPFIDDNAPVSQKTAWLAVFYMCIPTGIAIGYVYGGLVGNHLHWRAAFWGESILMLPFAILGFIIKPLQLKGFTSSLSEKAETSDEIIVQDGDEHNAKSELQTTDEDVSAKAPHRFSSIVSQVSRFWKDMKVLLLEKVYVINVLGYIAYNFVIGAYSYWGPKAGYDIYHMSNADLMFGGITIVCGIVGTLAGGFVLDLMESTISNAFKLLSGATFLGAIFCFSAFCFRSLYGFIPFFAVGEILVFATQGPVNYICLHCVKPSLRPLSMAMSTVSIHIFGDVPSSPLVGVLQDYLNNWRESALILTSILFVAAAIWFIGIFLKSVDRFNEDSEQGVPSVERSNRRPLLDVNVETSEESS, encoded by the exons ATGGTTGAGGCGGTATTCGAGGTGGCGGTCGCAGAAACCGACTCCGCTTCCAACCCGGACTCCGCTGGTCTTCCCTCTCCATCTCCCCcttctcgtcttcctcctccggCGAAGGCCGAGATGGCGATCGCCCTTCCTGAAGGTCCCGATGGCAACCCTATCCCCGGTTCCGACCCCAATCCTTCTTGGTTCACGCCCAAGAG ATTGCTTGTGATATTTTGCATAATCAACATGTTGAATTATGTTGATCGGGGTGCAATAGCAAGTAATGGTGTAAATGGTAGTCGCAAGACCTGCACAGATAGTGGCACATGCACTTCGGGTACCGGAATTCA AGGAGACTTCAACCTGAATTACTTTGAAGATGGTGTACTTTCATCAGCATTCATGGTTGGGCTACTAGTGGCTTCCCCAATATTTGCATCCTTAGCAAAGAG CCACAATCCTTTTAGGTTAATTGGAGTAGGGCTGTTAGTTTGGACTATTGCTACTGCTGGTTGTGGTTGTGCATTTGATTTCTGGTCAATTACGATATGCCGCAT GTTGGTTGGTGTTGGTGAGGCTTCTTTCATTAGTCTTGCAGCTCCATTTATAGATGACAATGCACCTGTTTCTCAG AAAACAGCATGGCTTGCAGTCTTCTACATGTGTATACCTACAGGCATTGCCATTGGCTATGTATATGGTGGGCTG GTTGGTAACCATCTTCATTGGCGTGCTGCATTCTGGGGGGAGTCAATCTTGATGCTTCCATTTGCTATTTTAGGCTTCATTATAAAGCCTCTGCAGCTGAAAG GTTTTACATCATCTCTATCAGAAAAAGCAGAGACTAGTGATGAAATAATTGTCCAAGATGGTG ATGAACATAATGCCAAAAGTGAGTTGCAAACTACTGATGAGGATGTGTCTGCAAAAGCACCACATAGATTCTCCTC GATTGTGAGTCAAGTTTCAAGGTTTTGGAAAGATATGAAAGTGCTTCTGTTAGAGAAGGTTTATGTCATAAATGTTCTAG GTTATATTGCATACAATTTTGTTATTGGAGCTTATTCCTACTGGGGTCCGAAAGCTGGTTATGATATCTACCATATG AGCAATGCTGACTTGATGTTTGGAGGAATCACAATTGTTTGTGGGATCGTTGGAACTCTAGCTGGTGGATTTGTTCTTGATCTCATGGAGTCTACAATCTCAAATGCTTTTAAG CTTCTTTCTGGTGCAACCTTTCTGGGGGCTATTTTTTGTTTCAGTGCTTTTTGCTTCAGAAGCCTCTATGGTTTTATACCATTCTTTGCAGTTGGAGAAATTCTTGTCTTTGCTACACAg GGTCCAGTAAATTATATATGCCTTCACTGTGTCAAACCTAGCTTGAGGCCACTATCAATGGCTATGTCTACTGTCTCTATTCACATATTTGGGGATGTTCCATCCTCACCCCTGGTTGGCGTTCTGCag GACTACCTCAACAACTGGAGAGAAAGTGCTCTCATACTGACATCAATCCTGTTTGTTGCGGCAGCAATATGGTTTATAG GTATCTTTCTTAAAAGCGTAGACCGCTTTAATGAAGATAGCGAACAAGGTGTTCCATCTGTTGAACGGTCAAATCGGAGGCCACTACTTGATGTTAATGTCGAGACATCAGAAGAGTCCTCCTAA